Proteins encoded within one genomic window of Vespula vulgaris chromosome 16, iyVesVulg1.1, whole genome shotgun sequence:
- the LOC127069805 gene encoding protein arginine N-methyltransferase 1 — MAAANEVPVEINQGGMCTTENQTSKMESMDVGESAPAPATNASVPPCKESVSVEDMTSRDYYFDSYAHYGIHEEMLKDEVRTMTYRNSMYHNKHLFKGKIVLDIGCGTGILSMFAAKAGAARVIGIECSNIVEYAEKIVEANQLSNVITILKGKVEEVSLPDGIEKVDIIISEWMGYCLFYESMLDTVLFARDKWLREDGMLFPDKATLFICGIEDRQYKDEKINWWDDVYGFDMSSIRKVAISEPLVDIVDPKQVVTNACLIKEVDLYTVTKADLEFSSPFTLQVRRNDYVQALVTFFNIEFTKCHKRIGFSTAPEVQYTHWKQTVFYFDEYMTVKKGEEIYGVFSMKPNARNYRDLDFSIELDFKGDLCEIHETNTYRMR, encoded by the exons ATGGCGGCAGCTAATGAAGTGCCGGTAGAAATCAACCAAGGTGGCATGTGTACAACGGAAAATCAG ACTTCAAAAATGGAATCAATGGATGTTGGAGAATCAGCTCCTGCGCCAGCTACAAATGCTAGTGTACCACCATGCAAAGAATCTGTATCTGTTGAAGATATGACATCtagagattattattttgactCTTATGCTCATTATGGAATTCATGAAGAAATGCTAAAAGATGAAGTACGGACAATGACATACCGTAACTCCATGTACCACAATAAACAtctttttaaaggaaaaatagtTCTTGATATAGGTTGTGGTACAGGTATATTATCCATGTTCGCAGCAAAAGCTGGAGCTGCTAGAGTGATTGGAATAGAATGTTCCAATATTGTTGAATATGCAGAAAAGATAGTGGAAGCTAATCAACTTTCAAATGTTATAACGATTTTGAAAGGCAAAGTTGAAGAAGTTTCTTTACCAGATGGTATAGAAAAagttgatataattatatctgaGTGGATGggttattgtttattttatgaatCTATGCTGGATACGGTGCTTTTTGCTAGAGATAAGTGGCTTCGTGAAGATGGAATGTTATTTCCTGACAAAGCAACTTTATTTATATGTGGCATCGAAGATAGACAatataaagatgaaaaaataaattggtgGGATGATGTATATGGCTTTGATATGAGTAGCATAAGGAAAGTAGCCATTAGCGAACCACTGGTAGATATTGTAGATCCAAAACAAGTTGTTACAAATGCATGTCTTATCAAAGAAGTTGATCTGTATACTGTAACAAAGGCAGATTTAGAATTTTCATCACCATTTACTCTTCAAGTTCGTAGAAATGATTATGTTCAAGCACTAGTTACATTCTTCAATATTGAATTCACTAAGTGCCACAAACGAATTGGCTTTAGTACAGCACCTGAAGTGCAGTACACGCACTGGAAGCAGACAGTGTTCTATTTTGATGAATATATGACAgtgaagaaaggagaagaaatatATGGTGTATTCTCCATGAAGCCCAATGCAAGAAATTATAGAGATCTGGATTTCAGTATTGAGTTGGACTTTAAAGGAGATCTGTGCGAAATTCATGAAACAAATACGTATCGTATGCGCTGA